Proteins found in one Halobaculum sp. MBLA0147 genomic segment:
- a CDS encoding AbrB/MazE/SpoVT family DNA-binding domain-containing protein: protein MSGSDDSERTPYEVVTVDRQGRVTLPERVREELNVDTTGKVVFDVTDDGTVVVERLPSAEEMCGFAARTGTGTDETRRATELLRERRERERRTRERRTRERRLGLTDE from the coding sequence GTGAGCGGATCAGACGACTCCGAGCGCACCCCCTACGAAGTCGTCACCGTAGACCGGCAGGGGAGGGTGACACTCCCGGAACGCGTCCGCGAGGAGTTGAACGTCGACACGACGGGGAAAGTCGTGTTCGACGTGACCGACGACGGAACCGTCGTCGTCGAGCGACTGCCGTCGGCCGAAGAGATGTGTGGGTTCGCGGCTCGGACGGGAACGGGGACGGACGAGACCCGCCGTGCGACAGAACTTCTCCGAGAGCGACGCGAGCGAGAGCGACGAACCCGCGAGCGCCGCACCCGCGAGCGCCGTCTCGGCCTCACCGACGAGTGA